Proteins encoded within one genomic window of Halocatena marina:
- a CDS encoding DedA family protein, whose protein sequence is MLPDLSAPAGRILTQYGYVALFSIFILEGAMLLYFAPSESLVPGAIYLLTNQSSVEIAVVIIIAAIGATIGQTLLFMLAKRGGREYLSKSRWFRVSDKRLDRFDRWFKRWGPISVVASNSLPFTRGMITVPAGFARMDLRHFVVGSAVGTLLFQSMLALITIGALELL, encoded by the coding sequence ATGCTCCCTGATCTCTCAGCTCCTGCAGGACGTATACTCACACAGTATGGCTACGTCGCTCTGTTTAGCATCTTCATTCTCGAAGGTGCGATGTTGCTGTATTTTGCACCGAGCGAATCACTTGTACCGGGTGCCATCTACTTGCTCACGAATCAATCGAGCGTCGAAATTGCGGTAGTAATCATCATCGCCGCCATCGGCGCGACGATTGGTCAGACATTGCTTTTTATGCTGGCAAAACGCGGTGGTCGTGAGTATCTCTCCAAAAGTCGGTGGTTTCGTGTCTCTGATAAGCGTCTTGATCGCTTTGACCGCTGGTTCAAGCGTTGGGGGCCGATATCAGTAGTCGCAAGCAATTCGCTTCCATTCACACGAGGAATGATTACCGTTCCCGCCGGATTCGCACGCATGGATCTCCGACACTTCGTCGTGGGTTCTGCAGTCGGAACACTCCTCTTTCAGTCAATGCTCGCCTTGATCACCATTGGAGCACTCGAATTGCTCTGA